The Falco peregrinus isolate bFalPer1 chromosome 1, bFalPer1.pri, whole genome shotgun sequence genome has a window encoding:
- the SGPP1 gene encoding sphingosine-1-phosphate phosphatase 1, with product MALCRRLARLAAHLQDPRKVAAFQRLCGVEGPSGWADAEQQAGGREPVANGGPPAAEHPAGNGTVPGRAGPSRPWRRRPRRNSLTEEDGSQEFSTRSRFLYYLFSLGTELGNELFYILFFPFCIWNVDAWLGRRLIIIWVWVMYLGQCTKDVIRWPRPASPPAVKLEVFYNSEYSMPSTHAMSGTAIPLALLLLSYGRWQYPLMFGLILAFCWCSLVCCSRIYMGMHSILDVIAGFLYAILILVVFHPVVDLIDNFNLTYKYAPLIIISLHLALGIFSFTLDTWSTSRGDTAQILGCGAGVACGSHVNYIMGLKLDPPPETLPLSLSSLSVTVFGKAILRLLVGVIVLLLTKVAMKKATIPLACKIFRIPHDDVRKARQRMEVELPYRYITYGMVGFSLMFIVPCLFHFIGLS from the exons ATGGCTCTCTGCCGGCGCCTGGCCCGGCTGGCCGCCCACCTGCAGGACCCGCGGAAAGTGGCCGCCTTCCAGCGGCTTTGCGGGGTGGAGGGGCCTTCGGGCTGGGCCGACGCGGAGCAGCAAGCCGGAGGCCGGGAGCCGGTGGCTAACGGCGGCCCCCCGGCCGCGGAGCATCCCGCCGGCAACGGGACCGTGCCCGGCCGGGCGGGCCCCTCGCGGCCGTGGAGGAGGAGGCCGCGTCGCAACTCCCTGACGGAGGAGGACGGCAGCCAGGAGTTCTCCACCCGCAGCCGTTTCCTTTACTATCTCTTCAGCCTGGGCACGGAGCTGGGCAACGAGCTCTTCTACatcctcttcttccccttctgcaTCTGGAACGTGGACGCCTGGCTGGGCCGGAGGCTTATCATCATCTGGGTGTGGGTGATGTACCTGGGGCAGTGCACCAAGGATGTCATCCGCTGGCCGCGGCCTGCCTCCCCGCCCGCGGTGAAGCTGGAAGTCTTCTACAACTCCGAGTACAGCATGCCCTCCACCCACGCCATGTCGGGCACTGCCATCCCCCtggcgctgctgctgctcagctacGGCCGATGGCAG TACCCCCTTATGTTTGGACTGATCCTTGCATTCTGCTGGTGCTCTTTGGTTTGCTGTAGTCGAATTTATATGGGAATGCATTCAATTTtg GATGTTATTGCTGGATTTCTGTATGCTATTCTTATCTTGGTTGTCTTCCATCCAGTTGTGGACCTAATTGATAACTTCAACTTAACTTACAAATATGCACCCTTAATTATCATCAGCCTCCATTTAGCCCTGGGCATCTTCTCTTTTACTCTGGACACCTGGAGCACATCGCGAGGAGACACAGCTCAGATACTGGGCTGCGGTGCTGGAGTAGCCTGTGGCTCTCACGTTAACTACATAATGGGTCTAAAGCTAGATCCTCCTCCCGAGACATTACCTTTATCCCTTTCCTCTCTCAGTGTAACTGTGTTTGGAAAAGCCATATTGCGGTTATTGGTTGGAGTAATAGTGCTGCTGTTAACAAAAGTAGCGATGAAAAAAGCCACTATTCCACTGGCATGTAAGATATTTCGCATACCACATGACGATGTACGGAAAGCAAGGCAACGCATGGAAGTCGAGCTTCCCTATCGCTATATTACGTATGGAATGGTTGGGTTCTCCCTCATGTTTATTGTTCCATGCCTCTTCCATTTTATTGGTCTGTCTTGA